A stretch of Mucilaginibacter terrae DNA encodes these proteins:
- a CDS encoding glycosyl hydrolase family 28 protein, translated as MKRSKIFILLLLLLFTGKYAKAKLLTYPVPLGIIKQSAFSIRVREALLSWQPIEIYSANVAKTSANHFSPVKTSFGYFDCDNNVEIEVTVKNYIKSARVSPAKYGIVPQIKNNKIVFLLKPGQKISLEINGDIYNNLQLFANQILDKEYVKTDTSLIYFGPGIHNLGRRRLNSNETLYIAGGAVVYGSLIIDHAENVKICGTGILAQLEDFFPNKFLKHTKVNPLSIGERADQILISFSKNVTIDGICVLPHKYSVLIGNSDGVTIQNFKAFSFEGNADGIDIFCSKNINISHIFMRNSDDCIAVYGHRWGYYGNTSNVNVNDAALWADVAHPILIGTHGDSNQPDTLERMRFSDLSILNHHENQLDYQGCIALNAGDDNLIRDITFENVNVERISKGQLINLRVINNRKYNTSPGNRIENILFKNLHYSGLGVPLSIFTGYDSTRNIRNIVFVNLKIGNKVISDTMDGKPSYYKTGDMANIFWSEHVQNVSFITN; from the coding sequence ATGAAAAGAAGTAAAATTTTCATCTTACTATTATTGCTCCTCTTTACAGGTAAATATGCTAAAGCAAAGCTTCTCACTTATCCTGTTCCGTTAGGTATCATTAAGCAAAGTGCATTCTCAATAAGAGTTCGCGAAGCGCTATTAAGCTGGCAACCTATCGAAATATATTCAGCTAATGTCGCTAAAACCTCAGCAAACCATTTTTCGCCTGTAAAAACTAGTTTTGGTTACTTTGATTGTGATAATAACGTTGAAATTGAGGTCACTGTCAAGAATTATATTAAAAGTGCACGAGTAAGCCCTGCTAAGTATGGTATAGTCCCACAAATTAAAAATAACAAAATTGTTTTTTTGCTAAAGCCCGGCCAGAAAATCTCTCTTGAAATTAACGGTGATATTTATAACAACCTGCAGTTATTCGCGAATCAAATCCTTGATAAGGAATATGTCAAAACAGATACATCACTAATCTATTTTGGTCCAGGTATACATAACTTGGGCAGGCGACGTCTAAATTCAAATGAAACCCTGTACATTGCTGGTGGTGCAGTAGTTTATGGAAGCTTAATTATTGATCATGCCGAGAATGTAAAAATATGCGGAACCGGGATACTAGCCCAACTTGAAGATTTCTTTCCAAATAAATTTCTCAAACATACAAAAGTCAACCCTCTTTCAATTGGTGAAAGGGCGGATCAAATATTAATTTCTTTTTCCAAGAATGTAACTATCGACGGGATATGTGTGCTTCCTCATAAATATTCGGTTTTAATCGGTAATTCTGATGGTGTAACAATCCAGAATTTCAAAGCTTTTAGTTTCGAAGGGAATGCTGATGGGATCGATATTTTCTGCAGTAAGAACATCAATATCAGCCACATCTTCATGAGAAATTCGGACGACTGTATCGCAGTCTATGGTCACAGATGGGGTTATTACGGTAATACTTCCAACGTTAATGTAAATGACGCTGCTTTATGGGCCGATGTTGCTCACCCCATTCTTATTGGAACACATGGTGATTCAAACCAACCGGATACGTTAGAAAGAATGAGGTTTTCAGATCTATCTATTCTCAATCATCACGAGAATCAGCTGGACTATCAAGGCTGTATCGCGCTTAATGCGGGCGATGACAATTTAATTCGGGATATCACATTTGAAAATGTCAATGTAGAACGAATTTCCAAGGGACAGCTAATAAATTTGCGGGTCATAAATAATCGCAAATACAATACCTCGCCTGGAAACAGGATTGAAAATATTCTTTTCAAGAACTTGCATTATAGCGGTTTAGGAGTACCGCTTTCTATTTTTACCGGGTATGATTCCACTAGAAATATCAGGAATATTGTTTTTGTAAATTTAAAGATAGGCAATAAAGTGATCAGCGATACTATGGATGGTAAGCCCTCTTACTACAAAACGGGAGATATGGCAAATATTTTTTGGAGCGAACATGTGCAAAATGTCAGTTTTATAACTAACTAA
- a CDS encoding DUF4979 domain-containing protein codes for MKILVNGKIIRSVGLILLLGFICSCKKNERPEDKGQNDSINPDVFRVSKLDHPGILHDKADLQRIKMYVANGLFPPYNSYLALKSLPTASATYQIRGPFANIARDGVDGNTKGAFEQDFNAAYHNSLMWVITGNEAHAKKAIEILNAYSNTLTGITGSNDNALTASFGGFILVNAAEIMRYTYSNWTLEDINKCEIMFRNVFVKELNVFFARPAYTNGNWGVSAMKAMMGFGVFLNDIEIFNKAVEFFFSKDIDNGSLYNYVINTEGQCQESGRDQAHTMLGLGSMAEACEVGFKQGLDMYGAMNNRLMYGYEYTSKYNLGYTVPYVKWKDVTGKYSNWGNISEAGRGIFRPIFEIAYNHYVVRKKLSMPFTQEVITKVGAEAAAPACDNPGFGSLLFYIGPTQLPDVNLGKLNCQFNGTDREGWNTVQTGASSIVADGKLKVSMVNVGTTASPKYRGDIALAKPNLNPINFPIWAIKFNKPGNSVLTLDARLATLSGQGTGLVAKDGTSVFYWDLSSKFSDIFQPDLLTLKVADMTVGTPNYEVDWIMTFKDINDLNTYINQL; via the coding sequence ATGAAAATTTTAGTGAACGGGAAAATAATAAGATCAGTTGGCCTCATCTTATTATTAGGGTTTATCTGTTCTTGTAAGAAGAATGAAAGACCAGAAGATAAGGGACAAAATGATTCTATAAATCCAGATGTATTCAGGGTGTCAAAGTTGGATCATCCTGGGATATTACATGATAAGGCAGATTTGCAGCGTATAAAAATGTATGTAGCTAATGGCTTATTTCCACCTTATAATTCGTACCTGGCCTTAAAGTCTCTACCTACAGCTTCTGCAACTTATCAAATTCGTGGTCCATTCGCTAATATCGCTCGTGATGGCGTTGATGGCAACACAAAGGGTGCATTTGAACAAGACTTTAATGCAGCATACCATAATTCGTTAATGTGGGTAATCACAGGAAACGAAGCTCATGCGAAAAAAGCGATTGAAATATTAAATGCATACTCCAATACTCTTACTGGGATAACTGGCTCGAATGACAATGCGCTGACTGCCTCATTTGGAGGATTTATCTTGGTCAATGCTGCAGAAATAATGAGATATACATATTCTAATTGGACTTTGGAAGATATTAACAAATGTGAAATTATGTTCAGAAACGTTTTTGTTAAGGAACTGAATGTTTTTTTTGCTAGGCCTGCTTATACGAATGGTAACTGGGGCGTTTCTGCTATGAAAGCAATGATGGGCTTTGGAGTATTCCTAAACGATATTGAGATTTTTAATAAAGCGGTAGAATTTTTTTTTAGCAAAGATATAGATAATGGCAGCTTGTATAATTATGTAATTAATACAGAAGGGCAATGCCAGGAGAGTGGAAGAGATCAGGCACACACTATGTTGGGCTTGGGAAGCATGGCCGAAGCTTGTGAAGTCGGATTTAAACAGGGTTTGGATATGTACGGCGCAATGAATAATCGTTTGATGTATGGATACGAGTATACTTCCAAATACAATTTAGGGTACACAGTGCCCTATGTTAAGTGGAAAGATGTGACTGGCAAATACTCCAATTGGGGCAATATTTCAGAAGCCGGAAGGGGTATTTTCCGACCGATTTTTGAAATTGCTTACAATCATTATGTGGTTAGGAAAAAATTGTCAATGCCATTCACGCAAGAGGTTATAACAAAAGTCGGCGCGGAAGCTGCTGCACCTGCTTGCGATAACCCCGGCTTCGGCTCTCTGCTTTTCTATATTGGCCCAACTCAATTGCCTGATGTGAATTTGGGAAAGCTTAACTGTCAATTTAACGGAACAGATCGCGAAGGATGGAATACAGTTCAGACCGGTGCTTCATCAATTGTGGCAGACGGGAAATTAAAAGTATCTATGGTTAATGTCGGCACAACAGCTTCACCCAAATACCGGGGAGATATTGCACTTGCAAAACCTAATTTAAACCCTATAAATTTTCCAATTTGGGCCATTAAATTTAATAAGCCCGGAAATAGTGTTCTTACATTAGACGCCAGATTGGCTACCCTTAGCGGTCAGGGAACAGGCCTTGTTGCAAAGGACGGAACGTCAGTCTTTTATTGGGATTTAAGCAGCAAATTTAGCGACATTTTTCAGCCGGATTTATTGACGCTTAAGGTTGCTGATATGACGGTTGGAACACCAAACTATGAGGTGGATTGGATTATGACCTTTAAAGATATCAACGATTTGAACACTTACATTAATCAATTATAA